Part of the Zingiber officinale cultivar Zhangliang chromosome 8A, Zo_v1.1, whole genome shotgun sequence genome, GTGCAGAGGATTGGAAGCCTTAGTCCGCCATTTCGCCGGCTGCAAGAACCGAGTTCTTGGCGGATGCACCCACTGCAAGAGAATGTGGCAGCTGCTTGAGCTCCATTCTCGGCTGTGTTTTCTTGGTGACGGCTGTAAAGTCCCTCTTTGCAGGTATTTTGTATCACCCATCCTTCACCGATTATATGGGCATAAATAATCTTATGAATTATTGAAGGAATTTTAAGGAGAAGTTGAAGCATCAGAGCAAGAAGGACGAGCTGAAATGGAAGTTGTTGGTGAACAAGGTTATAGAGGTGAGGAGCTTCTCCGGGACACAAGCGCACTCACCCACGGTGGTTCTCTGACAGTGGCTGTTTTCGTTGTTCCTTGTCACCATTGGAatgtaatgaaaaaaaaaaaaatcaggttgTGGCAATGAATTGTGTAGTTTGGAATACATGTTGAAGAACAAGGAATCACAAACCAtactaattaaaaacaatttaatATAAAGCAAAAACCACCGAATTATCCACACGAAGTCACTGGCAGAGTTCCACCCAAACTCCTGGAGATCTGAACTATAAATGGAGGAATTTAGTGTAGTTCCAGTTAATTTAGCTGGAGATTGACCTCGTGTTTCATCGTTTTAGTTACCAAACATTGATCTGTTTCAAGTATTCCAATTGCATATCCAAGTCGTAACGAGTCAGAAATTGGGTTTCACCGTTCACTCCCTTTGCAATATAACTTCAAATCAGATTATACACTTGAATTGAATGCAGAAATAACAGATAGGATTAGCCAGCTGGTACTATTAACACAGCAGAAGATAAAGAACTAGTCAAatgcataaaattttaattaatgatAATGCAAGGTCTAGTTCAAGCACTATGTTTAATTCTAAGCTGTCTTAGGATGCTCATACCATTTTACTTAGCGCTGGGATGTTTCAAGCGGAGCACATCTACATAGCTTATTTACTAGTAGGGTCATAGGTTTCTCAATCCCATTGAATTTCTCTGTGAGTTGTCAAATTGGAAATGTTGATCGTAGAAACTCCATTCAAAGCAACAACGTCGTAAGGTGAATCCTCCGAGAACTCGGTTGGCATAGATTTCCAGTACAGAGAAGGCTTCCAAACAGCTTCTTTCAAGATCTTAATTATCTCAGCTACTAGTATCTTGCTTCCTTCTGAGGATAAGTGAATACCATCACTGTGATGAAGCTCTTATCAGTAAGAACTATCAAGTAAAAGAGCATTACAAGTTGTTCTAATAGACCTAGATAAGTGATAGTTGAAATGAATGAATGGTATCCCTACCATTTgcttgagaaaaataaaaatatctatatgaaCTAGATTAGATTGGTAAGAAGATTAACTAATAAAGTTTTTGTTTTTAACCTAAATGAGCAGTCGGTGCATCTCAAGTTATCACTAAAATATCAGCATCTAGAAGTGCCCAGGAACAAAATGTTAAAAGCAATGCAATATGAGGATACAATATGGCGGATCTCATATATTTGCTTGCGAACAACAATAAAATTAAGGTCTCTAGACAATCAAATTAATTGCAATGAACCACACAAGATGGTAGATAAGACTTACGGAGCAAAACAAGCAGTTTGCCAGCCATCCTGCTTTTGTATTGCATTGAACGTATCAACAAATTTTATGTCCATCTCCTCGCACAGTTTTATACAAGCTTCAGAATATTTCCGGCATAATTCATTTGTCCGAACTAACTTAGTTAGGTAAGGACTGGATATGATAATAAGATGGTTAAAATTTATGATAGATGAACAAGAAATCAAAACCACAACGCCAAACACTAATCAATATGCTACCTTTGCGTACGGTGGATCAATTCCTCGTTCACCGGTGGATTAGTAAGGAAGATAATGCGCGTCTTTTCAGATAAGTTCTGAACATAAAATCAATGTATTATCATGTAAGTGGATGGTCAAGTTTCACCTATGCCTTAAAAGCAGTCACCTTGAGATGAGTTCCTATCTTTCTCATGTTCTCAATATATTCTGGAAGAGGCACGTGAGGACCTAGTCCAGATGAGTGAGAGCCCATTGAGTCATTGCCACCAAAATAAACTATCACTAAAGAGGGTTGCACAGCTGCATCCTAAACTTAGCAAAAGTATGTTAGCTTGTGGCATTGTTAAATTTCCACTAGTAACAAaaataacagaaaaaaaaaatttagcaaaagtaaaagaaaaagagatAGTGAGTACACAAGGAGAAGCGAATGGAAGAAAAAAGAGTTTGGAAGTTGTTGCACAACAAGTAAGCTTTAGAAAAAGAGAAGACAGCTgttcaaaaatctgcatacaaagaaTCACATAGAGCTGTTTGACActaaaagatggagaagagaagtGTTTCTACAAAGCATCACATGCTAAGACTAAGTCATGTACGTACATTTTAGTGTTACGCCACATGCACCAACATCTGGTACAAGTAACACTGATGAAATTGTCTGACAACTAATAGTACTCTCCCGATCCACAAGACGGGAGTCATTTGAGTTGTAATAGTTTCACATTGGTCCAATGTAGTGTGTAGACACCATGTGGTCAAGACCAAAGAAAACAAATGCAGTAGAGTAAATGCAGaagcataatttttttttcttccagaAATTATATGATGAAAAGTTAAATGACAACATTAAAAGTTGTACAATCATTTAAGGAAAGGGGATCGAATATGAAGTGCCGTCATCATTCCATCAGCTGATGATAGAATCCTTTTAGTGTCGGTGGAAAATTAAGCACATTGAGTGGTAAGATCTGGAGAGTCATGGTAGACAGCCAAACCATTACAAGCAAAGTAGTAGTCTTCTGTCATTGTAAATGCTGAACATACACAAGGACCAAAACTTAGATAAATTCAATCCTTCAAAACAACATATTTTCCAAcagtataatttaaaaatgaaaataaaaataaattgaatCATATTGAGAAGTGAGTTCATTTTATGGCATGAATTGCAGCCTGTCTGGGATGGTGTGACAAACTGTTTTTGGTGAAAATGGTAAAGCTCCATTGCCATAGGCACTTAGATGGTTTATGAGGCGACTGCATGGATCATGCCTAGAACAACAGTCAGTACCTTTCTGATTGCACCAAAACACAGAAAGCGGCCAAGGATAGAAAAATAAAAGTTTCCCATAAGAATACTTAGACATAGAAACCCACCAACTGTACAAAGTATATAGTTCTAGGAAGAATTTCATGGACAACATAACATAATAGTGTTGCAGCATTCAAAATACACAAGTGCATTTAAAACTTTCTAAATCATCAAGTTCCCTAAGTCATCAAATATGATAAATAGAAGGAATAAAAGGTCATACTTTTGGGAAAACTTTTTCAAGCACTTGAACACCACGCTGTGAATTCCAACCAAGATATCCACGTAGCAAAATATCAGCCTAATAGGATAAACAAAATAAACAGTATGTGAATGATAAAAAATATGATACcacaacataaaataaaaaatataacttCAAGATTGAACTGCTAAGTCAATGTTCTGAACATAAAATCAAGTTGATACCacgaataagaaaaaaaaaatcaacaacacTGAGATTAGATTTAATCTCATCTCTAATTCTTGATTAACCCCAACCAATCTCAAACTCGATTTGTATAAGACTGAACCAAATTCCAATTTTACTTCAAATTGATCCAGATTATCAATCTAAGAAATAAATAAAGACTCCATTGAATTGATAACTTTATTTCTTATCATTAAGAGGCTAAATTTGTTTCATCTATCAagttgacaagttgatctttgtgAGGTTATCTTATGCAACAATATGATATTTAGGATTGCAAATTCTCCTctctaaatacaaaatatatgttCTACTACTCTTCTTCATTTTCTCCTAGTCTTATGTTCAACACAAATTCTCCTCTCTAGCTACAAAATATAGCATTCACTACTCTTCTTCATTTTCTCCTACTTTTATGTTTTTAGGGTAATGGTGATTGGCTCTTCAGAGACGTATTGTCCATGGAGGCTTAGGTGCACCAATCAATGTAGTGCCAGAACCTATTTAAAGACTATTTTTGGTTGTCTTGGGAGATATGTCGCCCGCGAGAGGTAAGAAAACCAGGGAGCATTGAGAGAAGAGGACCTTTTCCACTACTAGTGTTTTTTGGTATTCAAGAGCACGTGAAGTCACGTTTTTGTTGCATTTCTCAAATATTTGAAAATGGTGTCTAAAGAGCTAGAGTGGGAGCTAATCTGAGTTCGTTTGTATTGTCTACTCTCAtatgtggcaaaaaggcgatttgaccaagacatgggggaggttatgctcggtcacgccgagtttcgatccCAAgatctcatgtggcaacaccccttgccttaaccatcgcaccgccccgaggggactaTTGTCTACTCTCATATGATATGAGCCCTTGTTTCTTTTCGTCAATTATGCGTAAGTTGAACTGCTAATTGGTGTGTACATTTTGTGTGCTGTGCTTGATATCTTGTGCTGCTACAGAAGAATTCCAGGTGCTTAACAACTGAATCAGCCATAAAGGAGAACTTCCACTATGTGGATTCCGATTTACAATGAAATTGACTTCTAAATTAAATGAGCATTGATCTTGATATAGGGTGGTTTAAGGTGGCAGATTAGGACATCCTACCTGCTTGAGGCTGAcgctataaaaaaaataaattgacaaGGTGATCTGATCTCTCAGCGGGCTATGTCTGTCTGAGACTCTGAGGTCTCAACTCCTGCGGGTTTTCCTTCTTCCCTTCCCTATACTCATTTCGTTCTCTATAATAAACATTGGGAATTTGCTAAAGAGGACTCGAGAAAGCGAAAAtggaaaaaaggaaaaacaaaatttGCAAATCCACATTGTTGCTGCTTATTCTCATTCTATTGGCAACAGCAGCAAAAGAGGCCGGACCTTCAATCCAGCCAAATGACCGGAACTATGCACCGTTTGCCAATCGCGCATCGACGAAACCGCCGACTGAACCTCCGGCAACAACTCGACCAGCGCTTGCATCGGTGGCATCGCCGATCGGAAGGAGGGGGTGAGTAGGTCAAGTACCTTACGCGCATAGACGTCCGCGAGGATGGCTCCCCATCCGCCATTGCTGAAGCTGAACTGGACGATGGAAGACCCGAAGAGCACGAAGAGCGGGCGACCCGGCCCCACCATCTCTCGATCCGCTTCGGCTGGTACCCTTCTCCTGAACTCGACGACGAGGAGAGACCGGAAGAGAGCGAAGATTGCAAAcgaaagagaggagaggagaggagcggAGCGCGAGATGGTAGCGGCCGCGCGAGATGGTAGCGGCCGCGAT contains:
- the LOC122011907 gene encoding GDSL esterase/lipase CPRD49-like isoform X1, which encodes MVGPGRPLFVLFGSSIVQFSFSNGGWGAILADVYARKADILLRGYLGWNSQRGVQVLEKVFPKDAAVQPSLVIVYFGGNDSMGSHSSGLGPHVPLPEYIENMRKIGTHLKNLSEKTRIIFLTNPPVNEELIHRTQSPYLTKLVRTNELCRKYSEACIKLCEEMDIKFVDTFNAIQKQDGWQTACFAPDGIHLSSEGSKILVAEIIKILKEAVWKPSLYWKSMPTEFSEDSPYDVVALNGVSTINISNLTTHREIQWD
- the LOC122011907 gene encoding GDSL esterase/lipase CPRD49-like isoform X2, translating into MPPMQALVELLPEVQSAVSSMRDWQTVHSSGHLAGLKADILLRGYLGWNSQRGVQVLEKVFPKDAAVQPSLVIVYFGGNDSMGSHSSGLGPHVPLPEYIENMRKIGTHLKNLSEKTRIIFLTNPPVNEELIHRTQSPYLTKLVRTNELCRKYSEACIKLCEEMDIKFVDTFNAIQKQDGWQTACFAPDGIHLSSEGSKILVAEIIKILKEAVWKPSLYWKSMPTEFSEDSPYDVVALNGVSTINISNLTTHREIQWD